The following proteins come from a genomic window of candidate division WOR-3 bacterium:
- the tdh gene encoding L-threonine 3-dehydrogenase, whose protein sequence is MKAIIKTKEGRGFEIKDVKEPVPGRDEVILKVKRCSICGTDLHIYRWDEWISKKFEIPKIIGHEVAGEIVEMGKDVKNFKIGDIVSVESHFVCNNCPACKKGNYRVCYNTKILGVDVDGAYAEYVKVPAFNLWKNEINLPEEVLSLKEPFGNAVDTVLAEDVSGKSLLITGAGPLGMMAILVAKHSGAYPVFITEVKEYRIKKAKELGADYVINPLKENVYEIIMEKTKGEGVEVLIEMSGNQKALEEGLKCLSPCGRASFLGIFEGKVNIDLNNLVILKNIRIYGITGRGIFSTWYKIDKLLESGLDLKKVITHTLKMEEIDKAMKLMEEGECGKISLLPFS, encoded by the coding sequence ATGAAAGCCATTATTAAAACTAAAGAAGGAAGAGGTTTTGAGATAAAAGATGTTAAAGAACCTGTTCCTGGAAGAGATGAGGTTATATTAAAAGTAAAAAGATGCTCCATATGTGGAACAGATTTACATATATATAGATGGGATGAATGGATAAGTAAAAAATTTGAAATTCCCAAAATTATAGGTCATGAGGTAGCAGGTGAAATAGTTGAAATGGGAAAGGATGTAAAAAATTTTAAAATAGGGGATATAGTTTCGGTTGAATCTCACTTTGTTTGTAATAACTGTCCTGCATGCAAAAAGGGTAATTATAGGGTTTGTTATAACACAAAGATTCTCGGAGTAGATGTAGATGGTGCTTATGCTGAATATGTTAAAGTTCCTGCTTTTAATCTGTGGAAAAATGAAATTAATTTGCCCGAAGAAGTGCTTTCCTTGAAAGAACCCTTTGGTAATGCAGTGGATACAGTTTTGGCAGAGGATGTCTCAGGTAAAAGTCTTTTAATAACTGGTGCAGGGCCTCTGGGAATGATGGCTATACTTGTTGCAAAGCATTCAGGTGCCTATCCTGTATTTATCACAGAGGTAAAAGAATACAGAATAAAAAAAGCAAAAGAACTCGGTGCTGATTATGTTATAAATCCCTTAAAGGAAAATGTTTATGAAATTATTATGGAAAAAACAAAAGGTGAAGGTGTTGAAGTTCTCATAGAAATGTCAGGAAACCAGAAAGCTCTTGAAGAGGGGCTAAAGTGTCTTTCACCTTGTGGAAGAGCTTCTTTTCTTGGAATTTTTGAAGGAAAAGTAAATATAGATTTGAATAATTTAGTAATTCTAAAAAATATAAGAATTTACGGAATAACTGGAAGAGGTATTTTTTCTACATGGTATAAAATTGATAAACTTCTTGAATCAGGTCTTGACCTTAAAAAAGTTATAACCCATACCTTAAAAATGGAAGAAATAGATAAAGCCATGAAATTGATGGAGGAGGGTGAATGTGGAAAAATCTCCCTTTTACCTTTCAGTTAA
- a CDS encoding NADH-quinone oxidoreductase subunit M — protein sequence MKFPFLSIIVFSPFVGAFLMLFMRRKPLLVRITASIFSGISLFFSILLFFLYDFKKGGFQFIEHIPLVKTLGISYYLGADGISLSLLLLTGLIIFTGTFASWTIPFRSQEFYILLFVLVTGVFGVFASLDFFIFFLFYEIAVLPMYLLIGIWGSGADLKPKIPPNNLIQYIMRPIDTAMRNVTLGTKEYAAAKLTLYLLLGSAFILVGMLVLYFQGGNTFSYTELSTKYYPLELQRILFLTFYVGFGVLAGVFPLHTWSPDGHAAAPTAVSMLHAGVLMKLGAYGAMRWGWGLFPQGASDFSFLVGLIACINIVYGALSAMNQFDLKYIVAYSSVSHMGYVMLGLATLHEWGVNGAVFQMFSHGIMTGLLFALVGLVYEKSHTRDILKMGGFGKKMPGIATAFTIAGLTSLGLPGLSGFVAEVLVFIGAVKSGHFPWFLAAITGTFITAVYVLRFLKIVFYGPFDEKAWHDLSDAKGPEWVSLYILSFTLIIFGMFPFLLVKFIDASVIEFLSKFNIGG from the coding sequence ATGAAATTCCCATTTTTATCAATAATTGTTTTTTCACCATTTGTAGGAGCATTTTTAATGCTATTTATGAGGAGGAAACCCCTCCTCGTAAGAATTACAGCAAGTATTTTTTCAGGAATCTCCCTATTTTTCTCTATACTTTTGTTTTTTTTATATGATTTTAAAAAAGGGGGATTCCAGTTTATTGAACACATTCCTCTTGTTAAAACCCTTGGAATTTCTTATTATCTTGGTGCAGATGGAATTTCTCTTTCTCTATTACTTTTAACAGGCTTAATAATATTCACTGGAACTTTTGCTTCCTGGACAATCCCTTTTAGATCCCAGGAATTTTACATTCTCCTTTTTGTTCTTGTAACAGGAGTTTTTGGAGTATTTGCATCCCTTGATTTCTTTATATTCTTTCTTTTTTATGAAATTGCAGTTCTTCCAATGTATCTTTTAATAGGAATATGGGGATCAGGTGCAGATTTAAAACCAAAAATTCCACCCAATAACTTAATCCAGTATATAATGAGACCTATTGATACGGCGATGAGAAATGTTACACTTGGAACAAAGGAATATGCAGCAGCAAAGCTTACCCTATACTTGCTTCTTGGTTCTGCTTTTATTTTGGTTGGAATGCTTGTGCTTTATTTTCAGGGTGGAAATACATTTTCTTATACAGAATTAAGCACAAAATATTATCCTTTAGAATTACAGAGAATTCTATTTTTAACTTTTTATGTTGGTTTTGGTGTTCTTGCTGGTGTTTTTCCACTTCATACCTGGTCTCCTGATGGACATGCTGCTGCCCCAACTGCTGTTTCAATGCTTCATGCAGGAGTTTTGATGAAATTGGGAGCTTATGGTGCAATGAGATGGGGATGGGGACTTTTCCCTCAGGGTGCTTCTGATTTTTCCTTTCTTGTAGGATTAATTGCATGTATAAATATTGTTTACGGTGCTCTTTCAGCTATGAATCAATTTGATTTAAAATACATTGTAGCTTATTCCTCAGTTTCACATATGGGGTATGTTATGCTGGGTCTTGCAACTCTTCATGAATGGGGAGTAAATGGTGCTGTTTTTCAAATGTTTTCCCATGGTATAATGACAGGTCTTTTATTTGCTCTTGTTGGGCTTGTATATGAGAAATCTCATACAAGAGATATATTAAAAATGGGTGGATTTGGTAAAAAAATGCCGGGAATTGCAACTGCTTTTACAATTGCAGGATTAACATCTCTGGGTTTACCAGGACTTTCAGGATTTGTTGCCGAAGTTCTTGTTTTTATAGGAGCTGTAAAATCAGGACACTTTCCCTGGTTTTTGGCAGCAATAACAGGGACATTTATAACTGCTGTGTATGTTTTAAGATTTTTAAAAATTGTCTTTTATGGTCCCTTTGATGAAAAAGCATGGCATGATCTTTCTGATGCAAAGGGACCTGAGTGGGTAAGCCTCTATATACTTTCCTTTACACTTATAATTTTTGGAATGTTTCCTTTCCTCCTTGTTAAGTTTATTGATGCAAGTGTTATTGAATTTTTATCAAAATTTAACATAGGAGGGTAA
- a CDS encoding NADH-quinone oxidoreductase subunit N has product MLKVALIEFYIIFLMVLTFVLDFIIPEKGKGKIIGYLNSILLLFGLLLFIFFKNFVGNYYGDFYFDEFSYAFKLLFFSAAFIGILGSIHYVENELPKRKAEYYLLILTSVLGMSILVSSKNFLLFFVAFELMSIPLYVLSAIRKYDELAPEVGLKFFLVGAFSAAIMFFGISFIYGASGFLEFIKIKSFLSDFTPLFAAGIVFLIAGLGFKIASFPFHSWLPDTYHGAPEPYVAFLAVAPKAAGFAAIFRIIFEVLPSDRSDILLLIILLSFFSMFIGNLLALPQKNLKRLLAYSSIAHIGYILVGVASGTKEGLGMVIFYLFTYLFSNMGAFLFVETVRNTINKTEIENLKGLSQKAPILSLSMLIILLSLGGIPPVAGFWAKLYVFLAGVHAGLWYLALWGAILTIVALYYYLMVAKKLYIEDSDIEFKTNMPFNLKLSMIICIAGILFFGVFPKILVDFSNWAVTSVAP; this is encoded by the coding sequence ATGTTAAAAGTAGCTTTAATTGAATTTTATATTATTTTTCTGATGGTTTTAACTTTTGTTTTAGATTTTATTATTCCTGAAAAGGGAAAAGGTAAAATAATAGGTTACTTAAATTCTATTTTACTTCTTTTCGGACTCTTGCTGTTTATTTTCTTTAAAAATTTTGTTGGAAATTATTATGGAGATTTTTATTTTGATGAATTCTCCTATGCTTTTAAGCTTTTGTTCTTTTCTGCTGCATTTATTGGAATCCTCGGAAGCATTCATTATGTTGAAAATGAACTTCCAAAAAGGAAGGCTGAGTATTATTTACTTATTTTAACTTCAGTTCTTGGAATGAGTATCTTAGTTTCTTCCAAAAACTTTCTTTTATTTTTTGTTGCTTTTGAATTGATGAGTATTCCCCTTTATGTTTTATCTGCTATAAGGAAATATGATGAATTGGCACCAGAGGTTGGTCTTAAGTTTTTTCTTGTAGGTGCTTTTTCTGCTGCAATAATGTTTTTTGGGATCTCCTTTATCTATGGAGCTTCAGGTTTTCTTGAATTTATAAAAATTAAATCCTTTTTAAGCGATTTTACGCCACTTTTTGCTGCTGGAATAGTTTTCTTAATTGCAGGTTTGGGTTTTAAAATAGCAAGTTTCCCTTTCCACTCCTGGCTTCCAGATACATACCATGGAGCTCCTGAACCTTATGTTGCCTTTTTAGCAGTTGCCCCAAAAGCAGCTGGCTTTGCTGCTATTTTCAGAATTATTTTTGAAGTTTTACCTTCAGATAGAAGTGATATTTTACTTTTAATCATCCTTCTTTCCTTTTTCTCAATGTTTATTGGAAACCTTCTTGCTCTTCCACAAAAAAATCTTAAAAGGTTGCTTGCCTATTCAAGTATTGCCCATATAGGATATATACTTGTGGGAGTAGCCAGTGGAACAAAAGAAGGACTTGGTATGGTAATTTTTTATTTGTTTACCTATCTCTTTTCCAATATGGGAGCTTTTCTTTTTGTTGAAACTGTTAGAAATACAATTAATAAAACTGAAATTGAGAATCTTAAAGGTCTTTCCCAAAAAGCCCCTATACTATCCCTTTCAATGCTTATAATACTTCTATCTCTTGGTGGAATTCCACCAGTTGCAGGTTTCTGGGCAAAACTTTATGTGTTTCTTGCTGGTGTTCATGCTGGACTATGGTATCTTGCTTTATGGGGAGCAATACTCACAATTGTAGCTCTTTATTACTATCTTATGGTTGCAAAAAAACTTTATATTGAAGATTCGGATATAGAATTTAAAACGAATATGCCATTTAATCTTAAACTTTCAATGATAATATGTATTGCAGGTATTTTATTTTTTGGAGTTTTTCCGAAAATATTAGTTGATTTTTCAAACTGGGCTGTAACAAGTGTTGCTCCTTAA